The following is a genomic window from Strix aluco isolate bStrAlu1 chromosome 3, bStrAlu1.hap1, whole genome shotgun sequence.
ccagggcagcagcctgcATGCCAGGAGTAAAGAGGACACCTTGCCTGAAAAAGAGAACAAACCATTGGCAATCAAAAAGTTGTCATACTTTGAGACTGCTAACTGGTCTTATAACATTGTACTTGCCGTCTGCTGGACAAGATGACTCATAGGAAAATGTCCTGTCATTGCTGTGTACAAGACAGAAATcatggttttgttctggttttgttttagacTACGGATGAAAACAAGTCCTTTGAAAAGTTTATTAGTATCTCGTAGGCCTTTAAAGAATGCTCCGTTTTGTCAAAAAGATCAACATTCCATCTTCTTGGAATCTTTAAGATATTGGAAATAGCCCATTTTGCCAATTTTCTTGGAAATCTAACAGTTACCAGCAGTGTAATTGTAGAATCATAATAAAGATTCTTATATGTTTGAAAGGTTTTCTATGCTGTTTTTTatgatgtttttaatttatttatttttacttgagCTTTTAATTTGGAACAAGCCTGGCATATAAACAGTGTGTTAAAGGCAGGATATCAAGAAGGCTCATATTTAAACCAGAACATGATCTCTGACATCAAATCAAAGatgcattttctgaaaaaaaaaaatcataatttcatCCAAAGAAGGCAGGAAATTAGGATAGACCTTCAAAAAGCAATAAGcgcttttctctcttctctttatAACTCACCTATCTTCCTCTTTTATCGCAGTTACTACGATGCCAGCGATACCTCCCAGTATTCCAGGTAAACCATGTAAATTATGAACTCCACAAGTGTCTTGAATGTTCAGCTTGGATGCCAGAAAAGGCTAAAATGAGGGGAAATACAAAGTTTTTAGTGACTTTATAGTCTTCTATCACCTCTAgaatgaaatgcagaagaaagtaGTGCAGAAGTACAAGAAACAATTTAACTTATTTCATGTTCACAAAGTTTAGCTATAAAACCTGCTATCTTTCCCTTCATGGTGAAATTGTTTATACGCAGAGAAAACCAAGTATATACATATAATGGTACAAATGTCCAAGCTACTATCGTATGTATAATGGTACAAAACAGTCCACTGATATTCCTAATCATTTCAGGCACTGCAGCAAATGTTGAAAGAGGTGGCTAAGTAACACAGACACGCCTGTTCTGTGTCTGCTAGTCaagtattttcttccagaaagttTCTCCATCACTcagaaaatgccagtttaaaCAGTTTtagtcagaatatttttttactaCATTTTGAATATGAAGCAATTCCATTttataattcaaaaatattttttgattacAGATTGACTTAGAAATTTTAGAAGATTGAAATGTAATTAGTGTTATTTCACAGAACCATGGGCTTGGAGCAAAATTCTGGCAGGTCTTTGAACAGAAATCCCAACTTTAATGAACTCTAATTTTGTGATCCTTCTCTATTTTTAGCTAGGTGATGGACTGAAGTTAGTGCATAAGCATATATTTGAAtcaaactgatttaaaaataactgttatcTAGAGCTTACTCTTTATACTGTATCAGCCAGTTTCTAAACTCCCTTTCTAGCAAACAAAGAGAACTCCAGTAAAGTCaatgaaacaataaataaataaatgagagcaGAGGTGGGGCTTCAACACTTACAGTCAGAAAGTGGAACCCAAGCACAGAGATGATTCCAGCAATGCCCCCAATGCACATGGCACCAAAAGGGTGGATTAACAGGTCAGCACAGGTACCCACTGCAACTCCTCCTGCCAGGGTGGCATTTTGAATGAGAACCTGCAAAGAGTATACAGAAGTGGAGATGATATATGTAGAACAGAGCCTTGTTTTAGGGCTGAGTGACTTTGAAGGCTTTTTTGCACAcagaagtttttctgttcttcGGGTGGGATTTTTCCAATGAAGAATGAACAGGAATTTAAAACAGGGTTCCCTGTTACATGTTCAGGGTGTTGGTTCAAAGCTGGTCTAAGCCAGTTTAACTGAGGCCAGTTTAATGGAGTCCAACTTTTGCAAAGTCACTAAACTCATATGACCTCTTGAGAAGCCAGGCTGAACCAGTGAGGACTGTCTCCTACAACTGCAGCAAATTCTGCAAGGTCATTGAACTGTGCCTGCTCACGCTGGGCTTAGATAAACACTGCAACTGCTGGAAAGAAGTGGGTGAAAACATAGGGCTGGATTTTAGGCCAAGTTGATGAAGGGTTGACAGTCTGGCAGTCAACCCAGTTTGGCTTTGCCTGTTGTGCAGCTGCGCTGTAAGATTGCCAAGGAAGAGGTCATTGCCTTGAGAGAACTATTTTGGCTTTTGCAATCCAGTAACTGACATGGGATCTTCTTTGAGAAGATTCAAATAAGACCCAAAAGTCCACCTGAATGTTCGACTAATGTCTCTCTGGTCCAGCAGGTTCTGTGGACAAGAGAGAACAAGGGAGCAGGACCACCACTATAATGTCTAAGAGCTTTTCACTCTCCAGATGTAGTGACCCCACTGAGGAATCTAAAGCAGGGTGGGTTGCCTCAGGGCCTAATCTTACATTATAGTTTTTAGAAGTATAATAGCTCTATTTTTGTCCACGATATGAGCAAAGGCTCCAGATAGCTCATGGATATTGGGAATTTGCCCAGTCATCCTTATTATAGGGAGGTTATTTGATTTAACAGAGGTTACAATGTGATTCTTACCATACTGAATTTGCCTCTTTGATCCACCAGGCTGGAGAGGGCAAATGTTACGACAGTACATGCAGCCAAGGAATAGTAAGTGTTGACAATTGCTTTAATCTGGTAACGTGGTTCAGATGCAATGGCAGAGTTAAAACTGGGCCAAAAAAGCCAAAGGAACAGGGTACCTGGATGAATATAAgtcaaaacagaacaaacactGTTCAGTCAAGAGGGATATTTCAATGTGAAAGATCCAACACAACAGAACTAGCTACAAGAAATGAAGAAGATGATCaataagaaagatgaaacagccAAAACGCTGGAAGAAATAATAGATTATGCAGAAGCTTTTGACACTGGCACGTGGGATTTTGATGTATGGTCCCTGTCAAATCTTACTGGAAGACTTTAATATGTTTGGACTCCTTGTCATGGCCCACTCCCTGTCAGAGCTCTCCACCATGTGAAAACCATACTGGAATATGAGACATTAGCAAGACGGTTCACATGCAAATCCTTTATCATCTATTGATATAACTGACAGTTTAGCTGGTAAATTGATCTATGAATAGATCTCATGGACAGATAgatgtattgtttctagcatccATTAGCAGGGGAGACACAGCTCAGTACTTTTAATTATGGCCAATTTCTATGGAAATGCTGCTTATAACAGAAAGTTTAACAAAAAGGGAGTCACCATGCACAGTGAAATGTGTCTTTAATttgatctttcctttttttaaccaagtaaaaactgtaaaaatgtgTGTGTCACTGAAAACGTTGTGCATGCGTCAGACAAAAAAACTATGCCTCTAGGAGTGTACTTAAGAAAATGGATGCAACGTAATAATGGGTAATAATTAAAACAGGGGTGAAAGAAGGATGAACAATTGATCAGAACTCATAATTACTTCACTTACCAATCATGGCAAACATGTCCGAATCATAGGTAGATTcttcattttcatgtttgtttttcaaaccAGGACGATACAAGACTAGTGTCACGGCCAAACCAAAGTAAGCTCCAAAAGCATGGATAGTCATTGAGGCTCCGACATCTGTGGCCTGTAGTAGGGACCCAAAACAATGCCACAGATTTTATAGAGCATAAAGATGAGGATTTGATGAAGGACAAGTCTGGATGACTTTAATGGTTTATTTTCTATGGTAGAAACTAGAATCAAGAATATGTAAACTGAAAGTATTACAAAGTGAAAACATTTGTTATAAACAGAAAGCAATTATTGCTAAAGAATACCTGAAGTATCTCTGTAACTAGATGTTCGTTGCATGCAAAGATTGTGACCTCCAGAATTGTCATGATCAGCATCTGAGCAGGACTTGTTTTCCCCAGGACTGCTCCAAATGAAATCAAAGCAGTTGCTGTACTGAAGTCTGCATTTATTATGCTGgagttaagaaaacaaataaaaccaaaacaaagcaaaagaaaaacacaggaaaaaagaaaatcagtttaaagAGATCTGAAATAAGGCTGTAATATCAAACCTGTTGTATTATTAAAATGATAGAGCTTTAACTCTTCAGGTATAAAATTATCAAGATCATCTTTGTGGATGAAAATTAAATCAAACCTTTCCAGATGGGTTTTCTAAGGATCTTGAAGAAAAAGTGTGGGAAGATTGCCTCCTGCTTATATAATATATGTGCTTAGCTGGTTGAAATTATAGTGAAAAGTCAGATGAGATGTGTATTGCAGATTTGCAGGGATATTTCCAGCTCTGACTGTCATTTGAACTCCAAAGATGACAAGGAACTCTTAGATTTGGTCA
Proteins encoded in this region:
- the RHAG gene encoding ammonium transporter Rh type A isoform X2 — protein: MPSALDTNMRFSFSIVALVLEVITIVLFGIFVEYDNSDDSQILYPFFQDVHVMIFVGFGFLMTFLKKYGFSSVGINMLIAAFGLQWGTLMQGFWHSKGGKIHVDVKSIINADFSTATALISFGAVLGKTSPAQMLIMTILEVTIFACNEHLVTEILQATDVGASMTIHAFGAYFGLAVTLVLYRPGLKNKHENEESTYDSDMFAMIGTLFLWLFWPSFNSAIASEPRYQIKAIVNTYYSLAACTVVTFALSSLVDQRGKFSMVLIQNATLAGGVAVGTCADLLIHPFGAMCIGGIAGIISVLGFHFLTPFLASKLNIQDTCGVHNLHGLPGILGGIAGIVVTAIKEEDRQGVLFTPGMQAAALGSTIGIALVGGALTGGVLKLPFLGQASDENCFDDSVYWEVE
- the RHAG gene encoding ammonium transporter Rh type A isoform X1, which translates into the protein MPSALDTNMRFSFSIVALVLEVITIVLFGIFVEYDNSDDSQILYPFFQDVHVMIFVGFGFLMTFLKKYGFSSVGINMLIAAFGLQWGTLMQGFWHSKGGKIHVDVKSIINADFSTATALISFGAVLGKTSPAQMLIMTILEVTIFACNEHLVTEILQATDVGASMTIHAFGAYFGLAVTLVLYRPGLKNKHENEESTYDSDMFAMIGTLFLWLFWPSFNSAIASEPRYQIKAIVNTYYSLAACTVVTFALSSLVDQRGKFSMVLIQNATLAGGVAVGTCADLLIHPFGAMCIGGIAGIISVLGFHFLTPFLASKLNIQDTCGVHNLHGLPGILGGIAGIVVTAIKEEDRQGVLFTPGMQAAALGSTIGIALVGGALTGGVLKLPFLGQASDENCFDDSVYWEVPEKENPHEIHSNKYEEHSRFDATM